In the genome of Brachypodium distachyon strain Bd21 chromosome 3, Brachypodium_distachyon_v3.0, whole genome shotgun sequence, the window CACGTCATCAATCGCTCCTCATCCATTGGGCGAATCCGCTGTTTGGAATACACCTCGTCGCAGCGGATCAAGATATCCAGCGGAATTGGAAGACCCGGAATCGTACGAGCTGCCCCACACCCTCCCCGCGTGGCCCACTAGCGCGTACGCGGAAGCCGATCCACCAACCAAGGCCGATCGGACGGCCAGATCGTACGCACGGGAATGGCCCAGATCTCACAGCGGCGTAACAGCAAGGCACCATCCGGGAGAGACTGGCCCGAGCCCGACCCTATACACGGGAGGCGAAGATAAAAAGGCACGCATCccagaaaccctagcccctcgCTTATATTCCCCTCCCCCGCTGCGCCTCGCTCGTCCTCTCAAAGACCGGAAGGAGCGGAGCCGCCGAGTTTGGGAAGAGCCCCCATCGCCTCGCCTCCGCTTCCGAAGGGTGAGTTCTTCCGCCCATGGCCGTCTATCTTCGTTCTCGATTGTCTATTTGTGGCTGTCTGCGCGCGCGTTATATAGATCTGCCTGTCTGTTGTTCTGAGAGATCCATTTCCTTCGTTGCGTTCCGATCTGGCCGTAGTGTTTAGATCCGTACTCCCTTCCTCTCTGGTAAGGGGGATCTGCTGTTGTACTTCTCGTTGCTTGTTTTTATTTGTCAGATCTCTTTAGTTTCTTCGTAGATGCGTTCTTACTGTTGTGATCTGTGTAAGGATCTTTAGATCGTGGCGTTGGTTGGTAATTCGAGATCGTGAATTCATCACCCTTGCGGGTGGAAGTTGGGCATGTAGGAAAGGAGGTCGTGCCTTGGACTGTTAGATCTGATGTGTGATCTGACGGCAGGGTACCCCCCAAAAGACGAGAATTATTTTTCTCGGCTTAGATCTTTTGCCAACAGAGTCTGTACGCGTTAACATTTCAATGTTTTGCCTACACCCTTTTGTTTTACTTGCAAAGTAGAATTCCGTTTTGGCCATAACGGACACCTTTTGATGCAGCTGAGGCTTGTTTATGATCAGGTAGATACTTGTGTTTTAGATTAGTTTCGACCACTTTTACTTTGAACAAATAAACATCCTAGTTTAGAGTTTTCCCATCCTTTTGAGGCATCGCTTAATGGCAACATATTTGAACTTGGCATGGTGCACTGTGATGTTGACGCAGACAGTTGTATTTTACAAACCTTGTACTTGCGAACATAATTTTATTGCTGAACTATTGTTTTGAGCTATGTCACTATTTAACGCTATTTCAGTTTAGTCTTTTCTACCATGCTTATAGATATGTCGATGTTTGCACATCCTATTTCAGTGATTCACAAAGCCAAACTTGTTTTTGATTACACTTTGTACTTATGAGACTACCTTGTTAGTAGGGTTACTCCATCGGATTATCATGATGCATCAAGTTCTTAAATTCTATTTGCACTGCCAGTTAATGTTGTATTGGCTGTGAACTGCCTGTTCTCTAATATGTGCCCCACAACAAGTGTGGAGCCCCAACAAATATAGCAACCTCATGTTACAATTGTGCAGTTCCTTTGATCTGAAGAAAATGCATAACACTTCTCTTGATCTGTATGTTATGCTTTTTAACCAGTCTAATGGTGTGCTTAATGCTGCAGGACAGTACTCTTAGCCGGCGATGGACCAGGCTAACCAACCAACTGTTCTTCAGAAGTTTGGTGGACAGTTCCACCTTGGCTCCAGCTTTTCTGAAGGTGTACGTGCCCGTAACATGTGCCCTTCTGCCCCAGCTTATGAAAGGCGCTACACCACAAGCAACTACATGACCCAGAGCCATTTTGGCCCTGCAATGTCTGCCATCAATGTCCCGATGGTGTCGTCCTCTCCAATCTTTGCTAACGCACCAGCTGAGAAAGGTGTCAAGAGCTTTGCAATTGATTTCCTCATGGGAGGAGTGTCTGCTGCAGTTTCAaagactgctgctgctcccattgAACGTGTGAAGCTTCTTATTCAGAACCAGGATGAGATGATCAAGGCTGGCAGGCTCTCTGAGCCATACAAGGGTATTGGGGACTGCTTTGGACGCACAATAAAGGATGAAGGTTTTGGCTCATTGTGGAGGGGGAACACTGCCAATGTGATCCGTTACTTCCCAACTCAGGTAGCCATCTTTAActttatgatttttctttccagATGTTGCATTACAGTGATAGAATATTTATTGTCTACACAAATATTTGAACATTGCATGACATGCTGGTATTTTAGTAAACAGCTTCACCGTGCCTTGTTAACATCTGTACAATGTGTTCATGTAATTAGCTGCTTATGTTAATCTGTTGGAATTTGTATGAGAAGAATAAATATGTTCTGGCATCTGTCAAGAAATTGTAGCTCACATGGTTTAAGTATTCTACTATGATATTGTTTCATATCCTAGGCCAACAATAATGATATTGTTTTATTGTTGCATTCTTCCCCTCGTATTTTCTTGTTCTAACTTGattatctattttttttaggccTTGAACTTTGCATTCAAGGATTACTTCAAGAGAATGTTCAACTTTAAGAAGGAAAAGGATGGTTATGGAAAGTGGTTTGCTGGTAACCTTGCTtctggtggtgctgctggtgcctCTTCATTGTTCTTCGTGTACTCTCTTGATTATGCTAGGACAAGGCTGGCCAATGACGCAAAAGCATCCAAGGGTGGAGGTGAAAGGCAATTCAATGGCCTTGTGGATGTGTACCGCAAGACTCTCAAGTCAGATGGTATTGCTGGTCTTTACCGTGGTTTCAACATCTCCTGTGTTGGGATCATTGTCTACCGTGGTCTGTACTTTGGATTGTATGATTCTCTGAAGCCAGTTCTTCTCACTGGTTCTCTGCAGGTTTGTGCTAGCTTTTCTCTACAAGCAATTGTACTTTTGTTATCTCTTATTATCCCATTCTTATCCATCTTCATTTGTTTGTAGGACAACTTCTTTGCCAGCTTTGGTCTTGGTTGGCTTATCACCAACGGTGCAGGTCTTGCATCTTACCCCATTGATACTGTCCGCAGAAGGATGATGATGACCTCTGGTGAAGCTGTCAAGTACAAGAGCTCTTTCGATGCTTTCCAGCAGATTCTGAAGAAGGAGGGCCCCAAGTCCCTCTTCAAGGGTGCTGGTGCTAACATCCTCCGTGCCATTGCTGGCGCTGGTGTGCTCTCTGGCTATGACCAGCTCCAGATCATCTTCTTCGGGAAGAAGTATGGCTCAGGCGGTGCCTAAAGGGGGTGAAATGATGACGAACAAGAGTACTGTGTTCCCAGTCCTGCCCTTTCAGGATCTGGCGAACTTTATCTTTTTAACGTTGAAAGGCAATAATTTCTGTAGAGGGTGGATTTTCCCAACATTCGTTTTTGGTGGAGGTATCGAACTCCAAAAGTTGTCGTAGGTTTGCGGCATCAGTCTCCAAACATTTACTATCATAGGGTTGAGTTCGAGTATGTGCCCTGAATCGTAATCGGGCAATTTTCCTTCCATACATTGTTCTCGAATTGAATGAGTCCGGTTTATTGTCATATCTTTTGCTGGGAACTTAAACTCTAGTTTTGCCTGTCATTTGCTATTTGGTTATATGTGCTAGATCTGTTATTTGTCCTGTGGCTTGTCTTTGCCTAGATATCTGAGGCAACCTATGAGTTGCTTGAACTGCCAAGATTGTTTGTTTTGGGGTTAGTCGGGTTCTTAGCTCAATTACAGCTGCATAACTGTACTAACGATTTGTATTCGGTGGACTCGATCGTGTAATCGTGTTTTTCACTATTGTACTGTGGATTTGATCTAATTCCCCTAGTTCCAGTAGCTATTGGTATTATAACTCAGAAGAATACTAGCTCGTTAGCTACGGTTGAATCGTTGTAGTAGCTGTTCTGAGACAGTTAATTTAAGACGGAGGAGTAGTAAATTTGAACTAGATCTCCAGTAGAATCAATCGTCGTTGTAGTATCGTGATTGAGCCGACGTTGGCTTAAACCATGCCAAACGATGAGGCGATATCCAGTGACCACAAACGGGCCAAGAGAAGAACGCCCGCCACACGCTCCCGTTCCTCGGCGCCGCCCGAGCCGAAATGGCggccctctcctctcccctgcTCCGTTCCCTCCACCGTCACCTCCCTATCCGCTTCTCACCGCTCCGCTgtccgaccgccgcctccccgcgcGGCTTTGCTTCCCTCCaatccttctcctcctcgtgcAGACCCCGACACACCGCCgtccgctcctcctccactgccCCGACATCGGCAGCACCGGAGGCAACAGAAGAGGCGGCCCAAaccgatgatgatgaggaggaggcgcgggtcGTGCTCCCCACCAACGAGTCCTCGGAACGCCTGCTTCGCATCCGCCACACCGTACTACCCACTACCCTCCATTTTCTCGTTTTCCACAGCCATACTTGTCGCAATTTCAGTCAATCAATTTGTTAGGTTGGGTTAATTTCGTGTTCCGCTATCCGGTTTTGCTACTGTCCCGATTGTTGCAGTGTTGGTTAATTTTGGTTACATGCTCCTTGTTGTTGTAGTGTGCCCATGTCATGGCCATGGCCGTCCAGAAGCTGTTCCCCAACTCCAAAGTCACCATTGGCCCCTGGATAGACAATGGCTTCTACTACGACTTCGACATGGAGCCCCTGACAGATAAGGAcctcaagaagatcaagaaggaAATGGTTAGCCTGCATTGGTCGCATCTGATGATGAGTGGATTGGACTATATTGTTGGGTGACTGATTTGTCTTGTTTACCATGGAATGTTGGTAGGACCGGATCATCCGGCGTGACCTTCCATTGGTGAGGGAGGAGGTGTCCAGGGAAGAGGCTCAAAAGAGGATTGAAGAGCTTAATGAACCATACAAGTTGGAGATTTTGGAGAGGATTAAGGAAGAACCTATCACAATTTATCACATTGGTGAGTGTTATTacttattactccctccgatcctaaattcttgtctcacatttgtccaaacatggacgcatctattcttaaaaggtgtctagatacatgtaatatttctacaacaatttaggatcagagggagtacttgattTGAGGATTGCTTTTTTGATGCCTGTCATTTCTTATTACTGAATAACTGATTGGTGGATTTTATGTGCTTGCTGCCCAATTTGTTGGATCATGCAGGCGAAGAGTGGTGGGATCTATGTGCTGGCCCTCATGTCGACTCTACAGGGCAAATAGTCAGAAAGGCTGTTGAGCTTGAGTCTGTCGCTGGTGCTTACTGGAGAGGTGATGAGAATAATCAAATGCTACAGCGAATATATGGGACTGCATGGGAAACGGAAGATCAACTGAAGGCTTACATCCACttcaaggaggaggccaagCGCCGAGATCATCGGCGACTAGGTCAGGACCTTGATTTGTTCTCTATACAGGTATGATCTTACATCTGAAATATCCATGAGAAACCATATGATAGTAATCCACTAGCAGTGGAAGAACGGCGTCAGCTTTTCCATCCTGATATTATCTGAGAAGAAAGGATTTTTACCAATTTGTTGGATTTTATCCCTCAATATCCCTAAAATGTTTGATGGCATCATGCTAGCATTCATGTAATGGAAAATCTTTAAGTTGTGCCGTGTCTGCTTCTATATATAACTTGAACTTACAAGAAAGTGAATAACAGACTTGGCGATTTTCAAGTGACCTGTTCACTCTGGCTGGCCTGACGAGTTTCTGTTTTACTGCATGTCTGCAACAACCAGCATCTGTCGATGTTTTATGCGTATTTGTTGTAACTGTCAACTGTAACAAAACATTGTCCATCGGTTAAAGTTTAATAACCTGGCATTGGTATCTAGACCTTACTGCTATATTTAGCTTGCATGCTGTGTGtacatgatttttcattttgttttgtttcataGTGACTGTAGCCTATGAACTTTTAACAGGAAGATGCTGGTGGGGGTTTAGTATTCTGGCATCCAAAGGGTGCTATTATAAGACACATTTTAGAAGATTTCTGGAAACAAATTCACTTGCAATGTGGTTATGATCTATTGTACACTCCACATGTTGCGAAGGCTGATCTCTGGAAGATTAGTGGGCATATAGATTTCTATAAAGAGAACATGTACAACCAAATGGACGTCGAAGATGAGCTATATCAACTTCGGCCAATGAATTGCCCTTACCACATCTTGGTATACAAGAGAAAAATGCACTCCTACAGGGATTTCCCCATCCGATTGGCGGAACTTGGAACTGTCTACAGATATGAGCTGTCTGGTGCTCTGCACGGGCTGTTCCGTGTAAGAGGGTTTACACAGGTATTtgcctgcttctgagttttcATACCATAGTTTCTTTCTAATAGCATCATGATGTTTTTCTGTTATCTGCAATAACTAGATAAATGTTGAGCATTATTTtgcctgcttctgagttttcATACCATCATAgtcatgtttttcttctgaGATGGCATTGCATTCTGCTTCTTTTTGCTGTGGACCACTTGCACATTTTCAATTCATCGCCTGTGTTTGCTTAACTAAAGCCATCAGCCGCTAACTTAAAGTCCAGAGAAAGAACTTTTCCTTTTGTTGTAGAAAGAAAATGCAGAGGTCCCGGTACCCGgttctgtttgttttttatATATGACTTTTCTAAAGTTTATGGTTCTCCTCTGGCATCTCTTCAAATATGTATTAATGCAGGATGATGCCCACATATTTTGTCTAGAAGACCAGATAAAAGATGAAATTAGAGGTGTTCTCGATCTAACTGAGCAAATACTGGGGCAGTTTGGCTTCCGGTATTATGAGGTAAACCTTTCAACCAGGCCAGAGAAATCTGTTGGCAGTGATGACATATGGGAAAAAGCAACAATTGCTCTGAAAGATGCGCTCAATGATAAAGGTTGGAAGTACACAGTTGACGAAGGTGGAGGTGCTTTCTATGGTCCAAAAATTGATATAAAAATTGAGGATGCTCTTGGAAGGAAATGGCAATGTTCTACTGTACAGGTAGATTGCATATTTTCCTGTGAGGAATACTCATGTTATTGGATTCATTGAGGAATAGAAGGCATGTAACTTCAttaaacttttacatgtgttAGGTTGATTTCAATTTGCCTGAGCGGTTTGACATTACTTATGTCGACTCAAATACTGAGAAGAAACGGCCAATCATGATTCATAGAGCTGTCCTTGGGTCTTTGGAGCGCTTTTTTGGTGTCCTCATTGAACACTATGCTGGCGATTTTCCACTTTGGCTTGCTCCAACCCAAGCCCGTATTTTACCAGTGACAAACAATGAGGTTTGGTTCATTTACTTCGGGTTATTTCACATGTTTTTAAATTCATATCGTTATCTGTTCACTACATTTGTGCAAAACATACAGTATGGAAAGCACCTTATATCTAAATAACCCAAGGCAAGGCAACACCGTTATTTTGCACATGACCCTTCTTGGCAGATTTTTTTGTACGAGCTTATGTGTTCTAAAAATGCTATACAATTCAGTTGTTTATacttattatttatttttgtgatttAAATAGATATTTATAGGGGCGCACACATATCAGATGTTTGCCATTCTTAGCATGACATCTTCGTCTCATTTTTCAGTTGCAATACTGCAATGAAGTGGCTTCAGAGCTGAAATTAAGGGGCATCCGTGCTGAGGTATGCCATGGCGAGCGTCTACCAAAGTTGATAAGGAATGCAGAGACACAAAAGGTGCCGCTCATGGCTGTTGTTGGTCCTAAAGAAGTTGAATCCAAGACACTCGCCGTCAGGTCCAGGCATAGTGGGGAGATAGGGAATATGCCTGTCGACGATTTCATCAGCAGAATTGAATCTGCAGTCTTCAAGAAATCTTCGTTGTAGATACTTAAATGTGTTCAGCCGCATTTCATATTGTAGAACAATAGATCTTCATCTCTTCAGGTTAGCAACTGAGGTCTGCCGATCCAACAATTTTGTGCATAAATGCCATCACCACATTTTACTCCAGAACAGAAGCCAAATATTCTTCTTTGTACATAGTTTCCTACATGGGGTT includes:
- the LOC100841537 gene encoding threonine--tRNA ligase, chloroplastic/mitochondrial 2, with the protein product MAALSSPLLRSLHRHLPIRFSPLRCPTAASPRGFASLQSFSSSCRPRHTAVRSSSTAPTSAAPEATEEAAQTDDDEEEARVVLPTNESSERLLRIRHTCAHVMAMAVQKLFPNSKVTIGPWIDNGFYYDFDMEPLTDKDLKKIKKEMDRIIRRDLPLVREEVSREEAQKRIEELNEPYKLEILERIKEEPITIYHIGEEWWDLCAGPHVDSTGQIVRKAVELESVAGAYWRGDENNQMLQRIYGTAWETEDQLKAYIHFKEEAKRRDHRRLGQDLDLFSIQEDAGGGLVFWHPKGAIIRHILEDFWKQIHLQCGYDLLYTPHVAKADLWKISGHIDFYKENMYNQMDVEDELYQLRPMNCPYHILVYKRKMHSYRDFPIRLAELGTVYRYELSGALHGLFRVRGFTQDDAHIFCLEDQIKDEIRGVLDLTEQILGQFGFRYYEVNLSTRPEKSVGSDDIWEKATIALKDALNDKGWKYTVDEGGGAFYGPKIDIKIEDALGRKWQCSTVQVDFNLPERFDITYVDSNTEKKRPIMIHRAVLGSLERFFGVLIEHYAGDFPLWLAPTQARILPVTNNELQYCNEVASELKLRGIRAEVCHGERLPKLIRNAETQKVPLMAVVGPKEVESKTLAVRSRHSGEIGNMPVDDFISRIESAVFKKSSL
- the LOC104581321 gene encoding ADP,ATP carrier protein, mitochondrial, with the protein product MDQANQPTVLQKFGGQFHLGSSFSEGVRARNMCPSAPAYERRYTTSNYMTQSHFGPAMSAINVPMVSSSPIFANAPAEKGVKSFAIDFLMGGVSAAVSKTAAAPIERVKLLIQNQDEMIKAGRLSEPYKGIGDCFGRTIKDEGFGSLWRGNTANVIRYFPTQALNFAFKDYFKRMFNFKKEKDGYGKWFAGNLASGGAAGASSLFFVYSLDYARTRLANDAKASKGGGERQFNGLVDVYRKTLKSDGIAGLYRGFNISCVGIIVYRGLYFGLYDSLKPVLLTGSLQDNFFASFGLGWLITNGAGLASYPIDTVRRRMMMTSGEAVKYKSSFDAFQQILKKEGPKSLFKGAGANILRAIAGAGVLSGYDQLQIIFFGKKYGSGGA